One stretch of Janibacter limosus DNA includes these proteins:
- a CDS encoding DUF2200 domain-containing protein, with protein MQHRIFTTAVADVHPLYVTKVEKKGRTRAEVDEVIRWLTGFDQTTLQGHLDAGTTFADFFDAATLNPHTDLITGSVCGVKVQEVEDPLMQKIRFLDKLVDELAKGKAMDKVLRG; from the coding sequence ATGCAGCACCGCATCTTCACCACCGCCGTCGCCGACGTCCACCCCCTCTACGTGACCAAGGTCGAGAAGAAGGGGCGCACCCGCGCCGAGGTCGACGAGGTCATCCGGTGGCTCACCGGCTTCGACCAGACGACGCTGCAGGGTCACCTGGATGCGGGCACGACCTTCGCCGACTTCTTCGACGCGGCGACCCTCAACCCGCACACCGACCTGATCACCGGCTCGGTGTGCGGGGTCAAGGTGCAGGAGGTCGAGGACCCGCTGATGCAGAAGATCCGCTTCCTCGACAAGCTCGTCGACGAGCTGGCCAAGGGCAAGGCGATGGACAAGGTCCTGCGCGGCTGA